TTATGCGTATTGAAATTTATTCTCTGAACAGGTATTTTTAAATAAACCGTAGTTCCATTATTCGGTTGTGAGTTTATTTCTATAGTACCTTGGAGAATAGTTACAAACTTTTTCACAATATAAAGTCCTAATCCAAAACCACGTGTAATGCTCGATTGATTATATTGATAAAACTTTTCAAATATCATATTCAGTTTATCCGGTTCAATTCCAATTCCATCATCTTTCAACGTTATATTAAGAACACTTTCAACATAAGACAAATGAAGCATAATTTTACCTTTTTCAGATGTAAACTTAAATGCATTACTCAACAGATTAAATAGAATTCGTTCAAATTTTACAATATCTATTTTTATTGTCAAAGGATCAATATCTGTATTAAAACGGAAATCTATTTCTTTTGATTTTGCCAAATACCTAAAAGATTCTACTATTACTTTTATAAATGAAATAATCTCAATTTCTCTTTCTTCTAACGTAATATCAATGGCCTCAATTCTTCTAAAATCCAGTATGGTTTTAAATACATCAGAAAGATATATGGCATTCTTATTAATAATACTTACTTTCTCTTTATTTTCCGTAGAAAGTTCATTCGATTTCATCAAATCTCCTGCTGGAGCTACAATGAGTGAAAAAGGAGTAAGTAAATCGTGTGATAACCCTAAAAAGAAACTCTCTTTTTCAAGTAAAATTTCCTCCTTTTTCTTTTTTTCCATTTCAATTGTTCTGGCTTTTTCTAAACGTTTAAAATGATTGATAATGAGGTATAAAATAAAGACAAATAACAAAACTGCCGTGACAAATAATACAAAATAAAACCAACCTGTCTTATACCAAGGAGGAATTACAACAATATTCAATTTCCATACTAAATTAGGAGTTTCATTTGCATCAATTCTTTTAATAATTAACGTATATTCCCCAGGTTGGAGTTGAGAAAAAATTATGGGTTTATCAATATCAAAAAACTGCCAGTTTTGACTAAATCCATCTATTTTATATTGATAATGATTAATGTAATTGTTCCATCCCACCTGAGTAAAAGCTAATGATACCCATTTACATCGATAAGAAAACTCTATATCCTTAACATATTCCGCTTGATATTTTAACACAACCTTACCATATATTTTTTCACCAACATTTACTTTAGAATGGTCTATTTGTAATTCCGTAAAAACAATCTTTGCATTATCGGGTTGATTGAGTGCAATTTGAGGATCAATGGTAACTAAACTTTTTTCCCCTCCAAATACTATACAATTTTTACCATTTACTTGAGAAATAGTAGAAGATAAAAATAACTGATTTCCATATCCTCCTAAATTAATCTCCTTCAAATTTTTATTTTTATCTTGTAAACAAAAAACTCGGCTACCCACAGAAAACCAAAGATTGTGATATGCATCTATAATGAGATTTGTAATAGCTTCTTGCGGCAATAGACCCAAGAAAGGAACCTCAAAATTATTATTTACATTAAACTTACGTAAACCAGTTGAAGTTCCTAACCATAAACAATGGTTTTTTATATCAGAGGCAATACTATAAATCATTTCTGAGAATAATGGCTTCTGAGAATTTTCAAATTTATTCTCCTCTATATTAAACAAATACAAACCGCTATGCGATGCCACCCATATTCTATGATTATCATATTGAGTTATTCCTGTTATTTGACCGATATTATATAAATAATAAAATTTGAATTTTTCAAATATCTTTAATAAAGGATTGTATTTTGCCGAGATAAGTCCATTTTGTTTGGTTCCAAACCAAAATGTGTCATCTTTCGATTTGAAAATAGAAGTAACTTTTGCAAATGCCTTATCGGCTTGAAATAATTTATAATTAATTTCTTCCGGTTTACGTTCATTTAGGGGCGAGATATAAATCCCCTCATCATCATGACCAATGATTATTAGATTCTTATCTTTATAAATTGTGAGAATAAAATTATATTGTCCCCCTTTATAAAGTCCGTTATCTTTTTTTACAAGAGTTGAATGAGAAATATCATAATGATAAAGTCCTTCACCTTCAGAACCTACAATTATTTGATTGTTATCTAAAGACTTGAGGGCATATACAGCAGCATAACCACTCAAATTTATAGGAGAGAATGAACTAATCCCTTGGTCGGCAGTACAAATTTGAAACAACCCGTTTCCGTAAGTTCCTACCCATAAATTGTTATATGAATCTTTCATTAAACTCAATATAACCAAAGGCTTGAACTGTTTATCAAATGATTCTAATGTGTGTTCTGTTACATTAAATCTTTTTAAACCTTTTCCCCAAGTACCTATAAATATGTCATTATTTGATTCTGAGTATAATCTGTAAACCTCATCTTCCTTTCCGCAAAGTGGTATAATGGTTGGATTCTGTTTATTTTTAGCGTCAAACAACACTTTTAATACACCTTCATTCCATGTTGAGCATAAAAATGAAGTACTGTCATTTGTTTTAAGTAATTGACTTACCACCGGTTTTGTATCTACACTATACCATTCTTTTTTGTCACAATTATAATAATACAGTCCAGCATAAGTTCCTGCCCAAATGTAATTTCGTGGTTGCTCTATAATTCCGGAAACGATAAATCCACCGAGATGTACTTGGGTTTTGAATTTTGTTTTTATATTATCTAAGGGCACTAATTCAAACAATCCTTCCTCCCAGCTTCCAAGCCAAATATGTTTTTTGCTGTCCTCAAAAATAGAAGTTACTCTTTGTGGATATTTATCAACTAACTTACTGATGTGAGTAAACATTCCTTTTTTAGGATCATATACATCTAAACCTCCTGTTTTGAACCCAATCCACAATAGTCCTTCCGAATCAAAAAATAGAGTTTCTATGTTATTTTCACTGATTGTATTTTTTGTACCATTTCCTTTTTTATATACTTTAAATACTTTCCCGTCAAAGCGACACAAGCCATCATTTGTAGCAATCCAAGTATAATTTTCATTTGCACAAATAGCGGTAACATCAATCCCAGAAAGTCCCTGAATAGCAGTATAGTGTGTTATTTTATTTGCCATTGAAGCAAAACAAAACACGCTAAAAAAGTGAGTTATAAACAAAAAAAGTAAGCGATGATTAATTTTCATTACAGCATTATTTCGATGGCACTTCGAAGGAGTTTTATTGTCAAAAATAAAAAATTAATTCAATATATAATTTGTTATTGTCTTGTTTTATTTCACTATTTATGTCAAAAATCAGTATGAATACCAAAAAACTCAATTTTATTTTGTATAAATTCAATCAATTTATTCTGAATCTAAATCTGTCGGATTATAATTAGCATTCCATAAAAGGTATCTTTTATACTGGCTCTGCATTCTTTGCTTAAATTTATTCCAATCTCGTTCTGATTTAGGCGACCAAACCACTTCACTCATTGCACTTAATCTGGGGAAAATCATATACTCAACTTTCTTTGGATTATTCATATATTCCGTCCAGACATTCACTTGAGCACCTATTACATATTTTAATTTCTTTGGATTTACTGATGTAACCACAGGTTCAAAGTTGTATACTTTTTTTACTGAAGTAACCCCTCCCCAATTAGCAACTAATGAATCTTCTTTCGCTGTTTGTGGATAATCAAGATAAAAACCATAACTTGGAGTCATAATTACTTTGTGATTTGTAGACGTACCTTTTACACATCCTGAAGATCCATCTCCTCTCCAACTCATAATGTATGCATCTGTCTTTATATCGTCATCTAACGTTTCATCCCAAACAATTATTTTGCGTCCTTTTTTCTTTAAGTAATTCTCTATACGTTTTGTCAAATAGGTTTGCAATCCACGTTCTGTGGAAATTCTTTCTTTTTTCATCCTTGCTTGGCATTTAGGACACTGTTTCCACCTATCTGTAGGACATTCATCGCCTCCTATGTGAATAAATTTTGAAGGGAAAAGTTGTATCACTTCATTCATCACTTTTTCAAGAAATGTAAACACACTATCATTCCCTACACAAAGTACATCTTTCGAATATCCCCAAATTTGAGAAACTTGATAGTTACTATGAGTACATCCCAAATATGGATATGCACTTAACGCCGCTAAACAATGTCCGGGCATTTCTATTTCTGGAATAATTGTTATATATCTTTCTGCCGCATATTTTACAATTTCTTTTATCTGCTCTTGGGTATAATATCCTCCGTAGCGTTTATTATCATTGCCTACCCCGGGATACACACCTATGATTGTACCATTTCGCCACGCTCCTATTTGGGTTAAACGTGGATATGATTTTATTTCCAGACGCCAACCTTGATCATCACACAAGTGTAATTGAAAATAGTTTAATTTATGATAGGCGGCGTAATCTATCATTTTCTTTATAAAATCTATAGAAAAAAAATGACGGCTCACATCAAGCATTATGCCTCTGTAAGTAAATCTTGGACTGTCATATATTGTAACAAAATGTACAATAAATGAATTTTCATTTGCTTTGGATGGTTCCATCAACTGAAGTAAGGACTGAATTCCATAAAAAACTCCCGTTTCAGAACCCTCTATAAATACTCCTTTTTGGTTAACTGTTAATTTATAACTGTCTTTTTTATATTTTGAACTATATTTTAATCGAATTAATGAATTCGTATTATAATTTCCCCGTTCGGCTTGATTAAATTTTACTCCATAATATTGTTGACAGTAATCGTTTAAAAAATTAGATGATTTTTCTAATTTTTTATCAAAACAAATAAAAGAAGAAGGAGTCAAGGTGATTTCACCATACTCACAAAAAACCATATTCGATGGAGTAGGAATAATAGATTGAGCAAGAATATTTTGAAATAAACTTATAAATAATAATAGATATGTTATGAATGAACGCATTTTATTATAATATTTATTCTTTATTATTCCGATTTCAATTTTATTATATATTCTGGTATAAATCTCATACTCTTAATATATGATTTTCCTTTGTCGTTGTTGTCTACTTCACGGTCAAAATATATTTTGTCTATATGTTGCCACGGAGTAATCTCAAGACTCAAATCAGCGCATTCCATCTGACTTTGATTCCGTTTCATGTTTACAGTCCAGGTGCTATTATTATTTATATTATCAGCAATTAGATGATTATTTAATCGTAGAGAAGCAATATCTCCAACATAATCCATCGCTAAATATAAATTATTTAATCCTTGCATATAATCACAAGGAACGTGAATTGTCCATTCCTTGAAATCAGGTATAGATAAATTTATTATTTCCGATAATGGCGCGGTAATTAAAGGGGTGGTAAGATTTAACGGATAAACAGGTTTTTTCCCGTATATTGCAGGTAAATAATATAATTCAGATGATAACCAAGATTGATCGGTAGTAAAATCTAATCTTTCCGTATTATAATACTCCACTATTAAACGAGCTGCAAATTTCTTTTCCCCTTCTTGCACCGGAAAATCCATCAATAATACATTCTCTCCTTTTTTTACATATCCAGTTACATCAAGTACATTTAGTTTATTTGGTTCGATATTTTGCGAACACCAATTTTCATTTATTCTAAGCTTGCATTCCGATTGACAATAAATAATAAGTTTTGCCCATTTTATTAAAGCCGGATTCATCGAACTGAATTCTTTTTGGAAGATTTTATGATATAACTCATTATCAGGCGTTACTTTTTTAACGCTCGTTACAAGCCATTTGGCTTTTTCTAATGCTCCCTTCGGCTGTACTGTACAGTTGACTCTTCTTTCAGGCTGGTTTAATGGCATTTCTTTTAAAAATGAAGATTTCTCAAAATTTAGTTCCTGAATTATCATATTAGGAATAGTATCAAAAGCGCATAAAACATTATCACGATAATAAAGGGTTGATGTGGAGATAAAGAAATGCTTTTGGTTATTATTATTCAAAATCCAACTATAAAGCCCTTCATTTTTTGATAATATTATAATTTGAGATTTTTCTCCGTTATTTTGCTCAATGGTAATAAAGCAATCTTTTGAAGTTTTCAAATTATACACAAACCATCCGTTCTCTTTCTTTTCCACTTTTCCATTTGTTGACACGACATTCAGGATATTTTTTCCATCAAATGAAAATTCGGGTTCTATATCATTAGATTGAACAAATACCCACGTTTTATACTCTTTTGATTCATACAGAGGCTGAGCGGTAGCATATCTTAAGTTAACACCGCCCAGATTCATATTAAAAGGCCAAACGAACATCGTACTATCCGATATATCAATAGGTTTGGATGGAAAAATAAGCGTTTCTTTATTCAATTTAATGGAAAAGCGTACATTCGCTTTTTTAGAAGTGGTACAATTCCGGCAATAATTAATGCCAAATAAAAATCCTGAGTTATCTTTTATTCTAGCTGCGTACTGAAAATCATCTTTTTTCTCTGTTGCAAATACAGGTTCATACGGCGCTAACTTATCGCCAAATTCATTTAAAAAGTAATTGAAATTCTTTATTTCAAAATAAGACTTGTTTAACAAACCGCTTTCACGAATGGCAGCTTGAAAATCATAAGAAATTGGAGATAAGTCACTCCAATATCCGGTTTCATCTTTATTTTCTTCCATAGAAGAATACACACCAATAGGATTGGAAGCTCCTGCAAAAATGTAATAGCCCAGTAAATTTGCTCCTGAACCCACCTTAGCCATCACCATTCCCAATCCATCTATCGGACCTATAATTGGACGTCTGTGTTTGGACACAAATATACCAACTCCCATCTCACACGTAAAATAAGGTATTAAATTATCATTCTTACCATCTTCTTTCTTAACCTGAGCATTTCCAATAGTAGGATCATCTCTAAAATTGCTAAAACTATAATTGTTTCTTTCTGATATTTTTTTTATATCAGGTACCCACGATTCATCAGGATAACCACCCCATAATGGAATCATTTCTGCTGCAGGAACCGAACTTTCTCCCCAACCCGTAACTGTATAAAGAGGTACATCCAGACCATTTTTTATTGCTGTTTGCTTCAACCATATCATATAAGGTTCTCCGGCTTTCCCTTTCCAATATTCGTTTTCAAGCTGAATTCCAATAATAGGTCCATTGTCTTTAAACATTAAACCTTGTAATTGCTTACCAATTTGAGCAAAATATCTTTCAACATAACTTTTATATACAGGATCTTCGGAGCGATCTACTATGTAATTTTTATTCAAAATCCAATCCGGAGTTCCACCGTTCCTTGCTTCTCCATGAGACCATGGACCGATTCGAGGATATACATATACTCCTAATTTACCGCATAATTTTACAAAACTTCGTAAATCTTTGTTCCCTGACCAGTCAAATTGCCCTTCAATTTCCTCATGATGATTCCAGAATGAATAAGTTGCAATAATATCAACACCGCCAGCTTTCATTTTCAATATCTCATCTTCCCAGCAATTTTTATCCATTCGCGAATATTGCAATTCACCCATTACGAGGATTTTAGGCTGTCCGTTTATTTTTAAATATCTATTGTTTACAAGAACAGATTTTCCTTCAGGATTCGTGTTTGTACCCATTTTAAAATAATCTGATTGTATAACAGGATACTTTTGACGAGAAGCGTCAAGAGTATAAATAGTTTGAGAAAAAACCAAGTTAGCAAATGACAAAAGGAAAATTATCAATATATTTTTTATGTACATATTTATAGTGATTAAAAAAGTATATGAATATAAATTTTATAGAATAATGAAAAGTGTTACACCTTTATAAATACCTTTTTCCGGTATAAAAATAATAAAAACAACCAACAAACTCCAATATAACCAATTGATAATATTAGTGAAGCTAACGAATGAGGAAACTTCGAGGCTATTCCTCCCAGAAAAAAGTCATCAATACCCCAAAAATTAACTATAACTTGAGCTAAGTAAATTGTAATTGTGTTCATACCAATTACTCTGAAAAAAAATGCCCATTTACGCCATTTTATTACGTCTATTATCCAATAGAAAAATGCGAAAAGCATAATACTTATTCCGCCTGCTAAAAGCATAAAAGAACTTGACCACAGCACTTTATTTACAGGAATTATCTTGCTTGATATTAAAGCGATTAGTATCAAAAACATACCTATTCCTAAATAAGTAATCATTTTTCTGGTTGGTGTATGATTGATATAGCCCTCCAAATATCTAGTAGTTAACATACCCAATAATGCAGTAGCTATCGCTGGTATAACACTCAATATCCCTTCAGGATCATAACTTCCATTATAAAGAATTCCTGGCAAAAACCACCTGTCAAACTGGCAAACAATATTATTCTCAGGAATAAAATGATCTGTATTAATAGCATTTGGTGATATTAAGAATAGATTTAAAGTAGCATACCCAACCACAATTATTACAATCCACATGATGATGGTTCTCATTCTACTTGAATACATATAAATTAACGCTGCAAACAGCCACGCAATCCCAATATGTCCCAATACACTTGCATAACGAATTTTATCAAAATCCAATCGTAAAAATCCATTATATATCATTCCTAATATAACTAATGTAATAGCTCTTTTTATTAATTCTAATATAATTTTTTTATCCGATTCCTTTTTTTGACGTTTTTTCCCTAGTGAAAAAGGAAAAGAAAGTCCTGCGATAAACAGAAAAAGCGGAAATACTAAATCCATTATGTGGAATCCATTCCAAGAAACATGCTCCATTTGAGCTGTTAACCAATTAAAAGTTTTTCCGCCAAATATTTCATCTAATGCTTGTACTAATCCTGTAGCACCCATAATCCAAATCATATCAAAACCACGTAATGCATCGATAGATTGTAACCGTTCATTTTTTAGTTCCATAAAATCATTTTTTTATTAATATCCAATTAAATCAAGCACTTTTACTTTTTTACCATTAATTACAACCGATTTATCTTTCAAAAATGAAATTAAATTATTCCAGTTTTTATCATTTGAATCATACCACATTTTTTTATCAAATATTCCGGAATAAGATTTAAAGCCAGTTTGTGGTATTTCTAATGGACCAATATATAAGTTGTTTTTTAAAAAATTATTTGTTGTGTGTGTAGCTTCAAAAGCAAGCGTAGGTTCTTCTATGTAAAAATAATTATTTTCAATAAAAGTACTATCTGCATAACCGTTCCAATTATCCGCACAAATTATTCTTTTGTCCATAAAAGAATATTCCTTTTTCATAACATAGAATATATTATGTTCTATATGACTATTTTTTGTATCTCCGGTAATATGAATCACTGGAGAAAAATATTCTTTTTTAGGAGGTACTATAAAATTTCTGATTCCGTCATTTATACTTACATTATATCTTATTACAGTATTATTATTACCTATAGAAAAGTCTGTAGGCCACCCACCGGAATTGCAGAGCAGTAAAAATCCTCCATCATTATTATAACTTAAATTATACTGAAACAGAGAGTTATTGCAATTGTAATCCGAATCAAATCCATATCCGTCAACCTTAGATTTATGATCACTAACAATATTATACTGAATGAGAGCATTATCACATGACCAAGGCCAAATACCGTCACAAGCTTCTGTAGGTGGAAGAACATCAGTTCCATTTTTCATTACATTGTATTCAACTATAGGCGATTCACAACCCACAGGAACAATTCCATCTCCGGGAACACCATCCAATTCGTTATTTCTTATAATTACATGCAAATTCGGTTTCCAGTATTTTCTTATCCAATTGCCCCACATCATTATACCGTTACGCGTGCAATCCTTAATTTTACAATTTTGCACCGTAAGTCCATCAAAATTTGAAGGAACGGAATCTTTTTCATTTCCTTTTAAATTTCGCAGCAAAATGGCTTGTCCTGCACCAACATCTTTGTGGATATATCCATCGCCCTTATATAGAGAACCATTAACATCGTGCACATACAAATTTTCAAGAACAATATTTTTTCCAG
The genomic region above belongs to uncultured Paludibacter sp. and contains:
- a CDS encoding conserved exported hypothetical protein (Evidence 4 : Unknown function but conserved in other organisms), giving the protein MKINHRLLFLFITHFFSVFCFASMANKITHYTAIQGLSGIDVTAICANENYTWIATNDGLCRFDGKVFKVYKKGNGTKNTISENNIETLFFDSEGLLWIGFKTGGLDVYDPKKGMFTHISKLVDKYPQRVTSIFEDSKKHIWLGSWEEGLFELVPLDNIKTKFKTQVHLGGFIVSGIIEQPRNYIWAGTYAGLYYYNCDKKEWYSVDTKPVVSQLLKTNDSTSFLCSTWNEGVLKVLFDAKNKQNPTIIPLCGKEDEVYRLYSESNNDIFIGTWGKGLKRFNVTEHTLESFDKQFKPLVILSLMKDSYNNLWVGTYGNGLFQICTADQGISSFSPINLSGYAAVYALKSLDNNQIIVGSEGEGLYHYDISHSTLVKKDNGLYKGGQYNFILTIYKDKNLIIIGHDDEGIYISPLNERKPEEINYKLFQADKAFAKVTSIFKSKDDTFWFGTKQNGLISAKYNPLLKIFEKFKFYYLYNIGQITGITQYDNHRIWVASHSGLYLFNIEENKFENSQKPLFSEMIYSIASDIKNHCLWLGTSTGLRKFNVNNNFEVPFLGLLPQEAITNLIIDAYHNLWFSVGSRVFCLQDKNKNLKEINLGGYGNQLFLSSTISQVNGKNCIVFGGEKSLVTIDPQIALNQPDNAKIVFTELQIDHSKVNVGEKIYGKVVLKYQAEYVKDIEFSYRCKWVSLAFTQVGWNNYINHYQYKIDGFSQNWQFFDIDKPIIFSQLQPGEYTLIIKRIDANETPNLVWKLNIVVIPPWYKTGWFYFVLFVTAVLLFVFILYLIINHFKRLEKARTIEMEKKKKEEILLEKESFFLGLSHDLLTPFSLIVAPAGDLMKSNELSTENKEKVSIINKNAIYLSDVFKTILDFRRIEAIDITLEEREIEIISFIKVIVESFRYLAKSKEIDFRFNTDIDPLTIKIDIVKFERILFNLLSNAFKFTSEKGKIMLHLSYVESVLNITLKDDGIGIEPDKLNMIFEKFYQYNQSSITRGFGLGLYIVKKFVTILQGTIEINSQPNNGTTVYLKIPVQRINFNTHNMEQPTLKNNAVEIDDGVSILLVEDNDEMRNYLKKRLSEHFNVATVANGLEALDFIQTNFPEIVISDIMMPEMDGLTLCNKIKSNSLYSDIFVVLVSAKSSPEDELIGYKTGADFYISKPFDMERFVKQILNIYATRIHRRKQILTSFFNQKGKELSTVPKDDFLNKAMQIIEKNITDEEFKIEEFASQMNVSKTVLFRRFKMLIGDSPNTFIKHVRLNKASELLVNSDLTVAEIAYLTGFHQSQYFIKCFKEVYGETPKNYRDIKKDEIN
- a CDS encoding Beta-N-acetylhexosaminidase; protein product: MRSFITYLLLFISLFQNILAQSIIPTPSNMVFCEYGEITLTPSSFICFDKKLEKSSNFLNDYCQQYYGVKFNQAERGNYNTNSLIRLKYSSKYKKDSYKLTVNQKGVFIEGSETGVFYGIQSLLQLMEPSKANENSFIVHFVTIYDSPRFTYRGIMLDVSRHFFSIDFIKKMIDYAAYHKLNYFQLHLCDDQGWRLEIKSYPRLTQIGAWRNGTIIGVYPGVGNDNKRYGGYYTQEQIKEIVKYAAERYITIIPEIEMPGHCLAALSAYPYLGCTHSNYQVSQIWGYSKDVLCVGNDSVFTFLEKVMNEVIQLFPSKFIHIGGDECPTDRWKQCPKCQARMKKERISTERGLQTYLTKRIENYLKKKGRKIIVWDETLDDDIKTDAYIMSWRGDGSSGCVKGTSTNHKVIMTPSYGFYLDYPQTAKEDSLVANWGGVTSVKKVYNFEPVVTSVNPKKLKYVIGAQVNVWTEYMNNPKKVEYMIFPRLSAMSEVVWSPKSERDWNKFKQRMQSQYKRYLLWNANYNPTDLDSE
- a CDS encoding Glycosyl hydrolase family 35, producing MYIKNILIIFLLSFANLVFSQTIYTLDASRQKYPVIQSDYFKMGTNTNPEGKSVLVNNRYLKINGQPKILVMGELQYSRMDKNCWEDEILKMKAGGVDIIATYSFWNHHEEIEGQFDWSGNKDLRSFVKLCGKLGVYVYPRIGPWSHGEARNGGTPDWILNKNYIVDRSEDPVYKSYVERYFAQIGKQLQGLMFKDNGPIIGIQLENEYWKGKAGEPYMIWLKQTAIKNGLDVPLYTVTGWGESSVPAAEMIPLWGGYPDESWVPDIKKISERNNYSFSNFRDDPTIGNAQVKKEDGKNDNLIPYFTCEMGVGIFVSKHRRPIIGPIDGLGMVMAKVGSGANLLGYYIFAGASNPIGVYSSMEENKDETGYWSDLSPISYDFQAAIRESGLLNKSYFEIKNFNYFLNEFGDKLAPYEPVFATEKKDDFQYAARIKDNSGFLFGINYCRNCTTSKKANVRFSIKLNKETLIFPSKPIDISDSTMFVWPFNMNLGGVNLRYATAQPLYESKEYKTWVFVQSNDIEPEFSFDGKNILNVVSTNGKVEKKENGWFVYNLKTSKDCFITIEQNNGEKSQIIILSKNEGLYSWILNNNNQKHFFISTSTLYYRDNVLCAFDTIPNMIIQELNFEKSSFLKEMPLNQPERRVNCTVQPKGALEKAKWLVTSVKKVTPDNELYHKIFQKEFSSMNPALIKWAKLIIYCQSECKLRINENWCSQNIEPNKLNVLDVTGYVKKGENVLLMDFPVQEGEKKFAARLIVEYYNTERLDFTTDQSWLSSELYYLPAIYGKKPVYPLNLTTPLITAPLSEIINLSIPDFKEWTIHVPCDYMQGLNNLYLAMDYVGDIASLRLNNHLIADNINNNSTWTVNMKRNQSQMECADLSLEITPWQHIDKIYFDREVDNNDKGKSYIKSMRFIPEYIIKLKSE
- a CDS encoding conserved membrane hypothetical protein (Evidence 4 : Unknown function but conserved in other organisms), producing MELKNERLQSIDALRGFDMIWIMGATGLVQALDEIFGGKTFNWLTAQMEHVSWNGFHIMDLVFPLFLFIAGLSFPFSLGKKRQKKESDKKIILELIKRAITLVILGMIYNGFLRLDFDKIRYASVLGHIGIAWLFAALIYMYSSRMRTIIMWIVIIVVGYATLNLFLISPNAINTDHFIPENNIVCQFDRWFLPGILYNGSYDPEGILSVIPAIATALLGMLTTRYLEGYINHTPTRKMITYLGIGMFLILIALISSKIIPVNKVLWSSSFMLLAGGISIMLFAFFYWIIDVIKWRKWAFFFRVIGMNTITIYLAQVIVNFWGIDDFFLGGIASKFPHSLASLILSIGYIGVCWLFLLFLYRKKVFIKV
- a CDS encoding conserved hypothetical protein (Evidence 4 : Unknown function but conserved in other organisms), whose translation is MSSTKSKLLITGLILIGINLQGSFIFGKNYYFDSQKGNDKNVGISPKKPFCSLKKIATLNVGAGDSILLKSGMVFYEKLYFSGKGTQKHPIVIGKYGGEKMPHIKGNGTEREMIHIYNSENIVMKDIEISNKTKKPLPHLTGVLIELYNYGTGKNIVLENLYVHDVNGSLYKGDGYIHKDVGAGQAILLRNLKGNEKDSVPSNFDGLTVQNCKIKDCTRNGIMMWGNWIRKYWKPNLHVIIRNNELDGVPGDGIVPVGCESPIVEYNVMKNGTDVLPPTEACDGIWPWSCDNALIQYNIVSDHKSKVDGYGFDSDYNCNNSLFQYNLSYNNDGGFLLLCNSGGWPTDFSIGNNNTVIRYNVSINDGIRNFIVPPKKEYFSPVIHITGDTKNSHIEHNIFYVMKKEYSFMDKRIICADNWNGYADSTFIENNYFYIEEPTLAFEATHTTNNFLKNNLYIGPLEIPQTGFKSYSGIFDKKMWYDSNDKNWNNLISFLKDKSVVINGKKVKVLDLIGY